The DNA window AGATGGCCTAGATGGTCTCCCAAGAGCATCTAGTGTCATGATATATGTGACACCCTATAGAACTATGCGATGTATCCGCCTACATAAGCCCATTATACAGGAGCTGACACCCTCCGATAGTTCTTTGGTCCCAAATGACTCTCGAAATCCTCAAGTATGGCATCAAGATCTCTACAAGGGACGATGGAAGGAGAAGACTGTGAGGGGTGTCTCAGAATAACCTGCAAATATTCAAACTGGTGCATCACTCACTCGGACATATACACATACATCATATATGACCTACAAAAGTCACCGATCCTGATTATAACAAAATGACGAGCAGAAGGCTATGCCATTTGCTAACGTGCAGTCAAGACACACCCGGAAGGGCTCGAACGTCTGATTCTCTCTCACTCGATAATGCATATCTATATCAGTTATCTATTTCAAATGTGCTACTATCTAATGCATCTTAAACGACCTATGTTACCTAAAACATCATTCAAAtctcaaaaaagaaaagaaatgaaatttTTTCCAAATTAAAGTTGTGGATGAGAGGCTTGAATGGAGTGAATGACTTTGGAACAAATGAAGTAGAATGAAGTGAGTGAACTTGAAGAAATTTGCTGAAATGGAGTTTGAAAATGACTTTTACAGCAAAATAGCTTAGATGATTTTTGTTTTACTTTGCAAAAAATGAAGGAAAAGGAAAGGATATGGTGCAAATCAATGAAATAAACGTGTCCGAAGATGTATCTTTGTAAAACTCCATGAATTTGAAATTaaggttttttttataaagatgCATCTCTAAATTCACCCTTATATTGATACAAAGATATATCTTCAAATTAACTTTTGACAAAAGGCAAAATAAAGGTAGCTCATCAATTTGTGCTGAtgaatataaaacaaaaataaaatttgttcgGAAAATACATTTTGAGACCCTAGAAACAATTATGACATTTTACCGTGCTAAAGAAGCATCCCACAAAATATATAACGATATGCTCTTAGCACCCAATTTCTTTTAgaaacattttaaatttaaatgtccCGTGCTGTAAAGGTGTAGATggatttaattgtatttttagtgccaataaattaattatttaatttattaaaaaattgaatttttttcataATAAGAATCCGAAGGAATACTAAATAATATTCCCCTTAACACTTAAAAATAGAGTTCTGTTACGTTTCCTTTAGGATTACAATGAATAAATGAAACTTAGAGGACATCACTTTCATTAACCTTCCATTACTGTACTTTAAAGCATCCCCTTACTTTTTCTGATACGAAACATTCAGCAATATGACATTTGTACAACGAAAACTGAAATAAAAACTGATATGAATCCTAAAGATATGAAATGTCAGGAGAACACTTTGAACGAACTAAATTATATTATGAATCGAAAAAACAAGATAAAATAAACTACTAACTAGTCAATAAGCGTATGTTTTATACATAACAACTTATGAACAATGTGCATAAATTGATTCTTCCGAACCCCGTTTCTTGCAGCCTGCGTCAATAATATGATTGTCTCGAATTACTGCAGCACTTGGCAGGGAATACATTGGCGGAGAACCAGGTAGCAATAGTTTTCTGAAGATTCTGTACACATACTAGAGTTGGTGGTTTCTGAACTGTTATGAATCGCTCTTTCCCATTAGTGTTGGTGTAACTGAAACTATGCCTATGAGGAATATTGTAGCCATTGAGTTGAAATCATAGAGATCTCCAATTGATTGTAGTTCCCCAAGAGCTAATCCAGCCTGCATAACAAACACAAGAAAGTTAAACACGAACCCAATGACAGTTGAAATTCTCAAACCAAAACTCATAAATAAAGATGTTGGTTGTCAACTTGTCATATAAGTACTTATGTATAAGCTATTTCTATTAAATGCTAAAGAGAACAAATTATAGTTATTTTGATAACCACATACCCTGACAGTGACATAAGCAGCAGGTATGAGACCAATGACAGTTCCAATGAAGAAAATATGATAAGGAACATCGACAATTGGCGATGCGAAATTAATAAACGTGTTAGGAAGAGTCGGAGTCAATCTAAGAAAAAGCATATAGTTCAACAAACTCTTTCTTCTCTTAGCCacctgaaaaacaaaaacaaaaaagatcaTCTCCACATCGATATAACTTAATAAAATCCAACATGATCGAACATTGAAGTCGAATCAAACCTGTGTCTGGAAGAACTTCAACTTCTCCGGCCAGAGACAGAACAGAATTGGTCTTCCAATAACTTTTGACAGGAAGAAACACGAAGAAGCTCCGGCCGTGGCAGTAAATACAACCAGAGCCACACCTTTAAAAACACCAAAAAGTGCTCCAGCAAGCAATGACATGAATACAGTCCCCGGAATCATGAAAGTCTGCATGAAAATATAAACCACGCAGTATCCCACCAAGACTTGTGCAGTGTAGTCACTTGTATAACTCTCAAGGTTATCTCTACGAACACAAACAAAAAATAGATTCAGTAATCCATAATTCATAATCTCAATTCTCATTCTAAATCAGGATCCACAATATTTCTCTTCTACATAACCACAACAATCAACAATCGCGCTACAATCCTGGTTAAAGGATCATAGCGCGATTGCGATTAAAACCTAAAGATGAATCTCTTCCAGATCTGAtgtaaaaaatcataataaaacagaaaaaacGGCATTGACTCAGATTTCATTCAACAATTAATTACATTTACAACAGATTAATGAAAAAACAtgatacacaaaaaaaaaatcgatGAATTTCTATCTCCAGATAAATCAAATTTCCACACGTGCGTAATAAGAAACATACCCAAGGGTAATATGGTAAAAACATTTTTACCTTAGAAGTTGAAGATCTTGGAGGCTTCTCGGGCGTTTAAGGAAGCTGTAATCGGAATCTGGCATGGTGAGATAAACGCCGAGAAGACCGACGATAAAGCTCAACGCCACCGTGGAAGCAACCGTAGCTTCGAAAAAGCTCAACGGAAACTTCAAGGATGAAAGCTTAGGGGAAGGTTTGTTGACGTTCGTGATCTCGATGGTGTCGCCGTCATTTGCCATGTTTGATGGTTTGTTTTGATTAGGAGCGGCAACGATGGTggtttttttctctcttctcttccttATCTACGTTGAAAggaggagagagagaaaaagagagaacAATTCGTTTTGAGAGAGAAAGAATATACCTCAATTCTTGGTTGacgtatatatttatatatgcgTTCAAATTTACGATGGAGCTAAGATAACAAACTTTTGGATGTTGCTGTTAGCGACAAAAAcgtttttcttaaatattttcggataatttgttttattttagggattttaaaagaatgttaatttgtatttaatttttaacaattttaaaattaccttttttgtattatttaaatttatttaataataaatgtaTTAGTCTAATTTAAGACTATGTACATCATCTATTTAAGATCTCAAATTTAGTTAACGAATACTTTGAATCTTCCTAATATATAAACGTATactaaatttaatctaatttatTATTCAACCTATTTAAATTTGAACGAGTTGAGTTTATCATTCAGTCCATAATTTATAACTAAAATCAACTCGAACCAACACGACCATTTACCGATTAAATTGGATTTACAGattgtttataaaatataaaatatttattgttaaaaacttTGTGAcacttaaattgaaaaaaaacactataaataatattaaataaatttcatttatgtgatcaatttttttttcatttatatatcataacacataataataataataataataataataataataataataataataataataatatcaaattatACAAAACATATAATTTCTATCTATAaggtaaataatataaaaaaataaaaatatcatactTATTAttgcttaaaaaaatatttatggtgAGTGAAAAGATAGGAAAAAAAATAGTTTGGTTGGACTAAATTTAAcctaatttattattcaacttgtTTAAATTTGAACAAGTTGAATTTATCATtcagtttataatttataattaaaatcaactcGAACCAATACGACCATTTATCAATTAATAATTGAATTCACATATTGTATACAAAATATAAaacatttattgttaaaaaatttgtgacacttaaattgaaaaaaacactttatttaaaatcaaataaatttcatttatACTATATCATaacacttaataataataataataataataataataataataataataataataataataataataataataataataataataataataataataataataataataataataatagtatctaATTATACAAAACATATCATTTCTATCaaatctataaaataaataatataaaaaaaatatgatacttattgttgattaaaaataatatttatg is part of the Vicia villosa cultivar HV-30 ecotype Madison, WI linkage group LG2, Vvil1.0, whole genome shotgun sequence genome and encodes:
- the LOC131646617 gene encoding uncharacterized membrane protein At4g09580-like — protein: MANDGDTIEITNVNKPSPKLSSLKFPLSFFEATVASTVALSFIVGLLGVYLTMPDSDYSFLKRPRSLQDLQLLRDNLESYTSDYTAQVLVGYCVVYIFMQTFMIPGTVFMSLLAGALFGVFKGVALVVFTATAGASSCFFLSKVIGRPILFCLWPEKLKFFQTQVAKRRKSLLNYMLFLRLTPTLPNTFINFASPIVDVPYHIFFIGTVIGLIPAAYVTVRAGLALGELQSIGDLYDFNSMATIFLIGIVSVTPTLMGKSDS